From the genome of Spodoptera frugiperda isolate SF20-4 chromosome 23, AGI-APGP_CSIRO_Sfru_2.0, whole genome shotgun sequence, one region includes:
- the LOC118267001 gene encoding S1 RNA-binding domain-containing protein 1 isoform X2 — METANPRLRKRKAVEYIEDDDNDSVDEKTPKKKVKTVAKATKVKEKVTKTSKPKASTSSKRTKKTEVKETKTSRSKVTKAAVEKDVDDINFNDNNDHIHNIWDEAEMLAQVEKIPLHVAKNLIGLLTEGCTLPFIARYRKTAVDNLMPDRLQELHESYENITHLKKKVKSVIDTLKKSKKLTPDIEKGVLNARNLSELDLIYAPLKSHSLSLAERARNLGLEPHAVRALNGEYIDMNSLCGTNEELSTIDKVESHITHIVADIIYKDTRVLEHMRSLKEETRFTITSSRTKSSTKDKVDDKKKLDTRSDPDTYKLYFDWKCPSHFVKPHQTLALNRGEDEKILSVKVIVPDWFYNRLERFCLTLWKSNFWVHKGLGDAYNRLIKPWLSRHVRSDLTATAQKEAVKTFTTNLEKYLLTEPIKNRIIMGLDPGFRAGCKVGIINSNGEKLDACTIHPDLRQQKAFDPAAKQIKDMISQYSVELIGLGNGTACRETELWLKSNNICDKVPIIIVPEQGASIYSVSKEAQKEHPNMDPNLISALSIARRVLDPLGELIKVDPKNLGVGMYQHDIPPKMLETALDSAVEKVVSLVGVDINTASQAMLRRISGLNEGRAKKIIEYRQEHNGFESRAEILKVTGIGKITFQQCAGFLTVLGSSEPLDTTIIHPESYKIAKSFAKKIGVNIKDLTKPHFPQMVETKVLTIDISETSAELNTDVCTLELIINAFKQKKYEDNVITFCKPVYSVAVQNVDQLKEGTSLTGVVRNVVPFGCFVDCGVGDNGLIHRSNLGGHQTPKLGDRVAVTIIGSPKPKKIQLRLDKILN; from the exons atggAAACCGCGAATCCTAGATTAAGGAAGCGCAAAGCTGTGGAATATATCGAAGACGATGATAATGATAGTGTTGATGAAAAAACtccaaagaaaaaagttaaaactGTCGCAAAAGCAacaaaagttaaagaaaaagttacaaaaacttctaaacctaaagcaagtacaagttcGAAACGTACCAAAAAGACGGAGGTAAAAGAAACGAAGACATCTCGGAGTAAAGTAACCAAAGCAGCTGTTGAGAAAGATGTAGATGATATTAACTTTAATGATAACAATGACCATATTCACAACATATGGGATGAAGCTGAAATGCTAGCACAAGTGGAGAAAATCCCCCTGCATGTAGCAAAAAATTTAATAGGTCTTCTTACAGAAGGCTGCACCTTACCGTTTATTGCCAGATACAGAAAGACTGCTGTGGATAATTTAATGCCAGATCG CCTGCAAGAGTTACATGAAAGTTATGAAAACATAACACATCTAAAGAAGAAAGTGAAGTCTGTCATTGACACTTTGAAGAAATCTAAAAAGCTGACACCAGATATAGAAAAAGGTGTATTGAATGCTCGTAACTTATCTGAACTTGATTTGATt TATGCACCTCTTAAATCACATTCATTATCCCTTGCTGAAAGGGCCCGCAACCTTGGGTTGGAGCCACATGCAGTGAGGGCATTGAATGGAGAGTACATTGATATGAATAGTTTGTGCGGTACTAATGAAGAGCTGAGCACAATTGACAAAGTAGAATCTCATATAACTCATATTGTAGCCGACATTATTTATAAGGATACCAGGGTTTTAGAACATATGAGGAGCCT TAAAGAAGAAACAAGGTTTACAATAACAAGTAGTAGAACTAAAAGTTCAACAAAGGATAAAGTAGACGATAAGAAGAAATTAGATACTAGGTCGGATCCAGACACCTACAAACTGTACTTTGACTGGAAGTGCCCCAGTCACTTTGTCAAACCACACCAAACTTTAGCACTGAATAGAGGGGAAGATGAGAAAATACTATCTGTCAAAGTGATTGTTCCTGATTGGTTTTATAACAGACttgaaag attttgtcTGACGTTATGGAAAAGTAATTTCTGGGTGCACAAAGGCCTTGGTGATGCTTATAACCGTCTGATCAAGCCGTGGCTGTCGAGGCACGTGAGGTCCGACCTCACTGCTACAGCGCAGAAGGAAGCAGTCAAAACATTCACCACTAATCTAGAGAAGTATCTTCTAACTGAACCTATCAAGAATAGAATCATTATGGGTTTGGATCCTGGTTTCAGAGCGGGTTGTAAG GTCGGTATAATTAATTCTAATGGAGAAAAACTGGACGCGTGTACCATACATCCAGATTTGAGGCAACAAAAAGCGTTTGATCCCGCGGCCAAACAGATAAAAGACATGATTAGTCAATATAG TGTAGAGTTGATTGGTTTAGGAAATGGTACAGCTTGTCGTGAAACTGAATTATGGctgaaaagtaataatatatgtgATAAAGTTCCTATTATTATTGTTCCCGAACAAGGCGCCTCTATTTACTCTGTAAGCAAAGAGGCTCAGAAG GAACACCCAAATATGGATCCAAATTTAATATCAGCTCTGTCAATCGCTAGGAGAGTGTTAGACCCCTTGGGAGAACTTATTAAA GTAGACCCCAAGAATTTAGGCGTTGGAATGTATCAACATGATATTCCTCCAAAAATGCTGGAGACAGCTTTGGATAGTGCTGTGGAGAAAGTAGTCAGTCTTGTTGGGGTCGACATCAATACTGCATCGCAAGCCATGCTAAG GCGCATATCAGGCTTGAACGAAGGAAGAGCTAAAAAAATCATCGAATATCGCCAAGAGCACAATGGTTTTGAATCAAGAGCAGAGATCCTGAAGGTTACAGGCATTGGAAAGATTACATTCCAGCAATGCGCTGGATTTTTGACGGTACTGGGTAGTTCGGAGCCGTTGGATACCACTATTATACATCCCGAGAGTTATAAAATAGCAAAATC ATTTGCCAAAAAGATTGGAGTAAATATAAAAGATCTCACAAAGCCACACTTCCCACAAATGGTTGAAACTAAAGTATTAACTATAGATATAAGTGAAACGAGTGCGGAATTGAACACTGATGTGTGTACGCTGGAGCTCATAATCAATGCGttcaaacaaaagaaatatgaaGACAATGTGATTACGTTCTGTAAACCCGTTTATTCTGTTGCCGTGCAAAATGTGGATCAACTAAAGGAGGGTACGAGTTTGACAG GTGTCGTCCGCAATGTAGTTCCTTTCGGCTGTTTTGTCGACTGCGGCGTGGGCGACAATGGTCTCATCCACCGAAGCAACTTAGGTGGCCATCAGACACCAAAACTCGGAGACAGGGTGGCGGTCACCATCATAGGATCACCAAAACCCAAGAAAATACAATTAAGATTGGACAAAATCCTAAACTAG
- the LOC118267001 gene encoding uncharacterized protein YdcI isoform X1, protein METANPRLRKRKAVEYIEDDDNDSVDEKTPKKKVKTVAKATKVKEKVTKTSKPKASTSSKRTKKTEVKETKTSRSKVTKAAVEKDVDDINFNDNNDHIHNIWDEAEMLAQVEKIPLHVAKNLIGLLTEGCTLPFIARYRKTAVDNLMPDRLQELHESYENITHLKKKVKSVIDTLKKSKKLTPDIEKGVLNARNLSELDLIYAPLKSHSLSLAERARNLGLEPHAVRALNGEYIDMNSLCGTNEELSTIDKVESHITHIVADIIYKDTRVLEHMRSLKEETRFTITSSRTKSSTKDKVDDKKKLDTRSDPDTYKLYFDWKCPSHFVKPHQTLALNRGEDEKILSVKVIVPDWFYNRLERFCLTLWKSNFWVHKGLGDAYNRLIKPWLSRHVRSDLTATAQKEAVKTFTTNLEKYLLTEPIKNRIIMGLDPGFRAGCKVGIINSNGEKLDACTIHPDLRQQKAFDPAAKQIKDMISQYSVELIGLGNGTACRETELWLKSNNICDKVPIIIVPEQGASIYSVSKEAQKEHPNMDPNLISALSIARRVLDPLGELIKVDPKNLGVGMYQHDIPPKMLETALDSAVEKVVSLVGVDINTASQAMLRRISGLNEGRAKKIIEYRQEHNGFESRAEILKVTGIGKITFQQCAGFLTVLGSSEPLDTTIIHPESYKIAKSFAKKIGVNIKDLTKPHFPQMVETKVLTIDISETSAELNTDVCTLELIINAFKQKKYEDNVITFCKPVYSVAVQNVDQLKEGTSLTDWNIPGTSGEPTIFPALTVPHAACPAPAPPPAKKTKASLIIKMCIENDRNAREYAREREKRYDMREQERLDWRREELRIKEMEIRERVRQKDAELLLQAQWQEIMKEGLNVLKKYLEK, encoded by the exons atggAAACCGCGAATCCTAGATTAAGGAAGCGCAAAGCTGTGGAATATATCGAAGACGATGATAATGATAGTGTTGATGAAAAAACtccaaagaaaaaagttaaaactGTCGCAAAAGCAacaaaagttaaagaaaaagttacaaaaacttctaaacctaaagcaagtacaagttcGAAACGTACCAAAAAGACGGAGGTAAAAGAAACGAAGACATCTCGGAGTAAAGTAACCAAAGCAGCTGTTGAGAAAGATGTAGATGATATTAACTTTAATGATAACAATGACCATATTCACAACATATGGGATGAAGCTGAAATGCTAGCACAAGTGGAGAAAATCCCCCTGCATGTAGCAAAAAATTTAATAGGTCTTCTTACAGAAGGCTGCACCTTACCGTTTATTGCCAGATACAGAAAGACTGCTGTGGATAATTTAATGCCAGATCG CCTGCAAGAGTTACATGAAAGTTATGAAAACATAACACATCTAAAGAAGAAAGTGAAGTCTGTCATTGACACTTTGAAGAAATCTAAAAAGCTGACACCAGATATAGAAAAAGGTGTATTGAATGCTCGTAACTTATCTGAACTTGATTTGATt TATGCACCTCTTAAATCACATTCATTATCCCTTGCTGAAAGGGCCCGCAACCTTGGGTTGGAGCCACATGCAGTGAGGGCATTGAATGGAGAGTACATTGATATGAATAGTTTGTGCGGTACTAATGAAGAGCTGAGCACAATTGACAAAGTAGAATCTCATATAACTCATATTGTAGCCGACATTATTTATAAGGATACCAGGGTTTTAGAACATATGAGGAGCCT TAAAGAAGAAACAAGGTTTACAATAACAAGTAGTAGAACTAAAAGTTCAACAAAGGATAAAGTAGACGATAAGAAGAAATTAGATACTAGGTCGGATCCAGACACCTACAAACTGTACTTTGACTGGAAGTGCCCCAGTCACTTTGTCAAACCACACCAAACTTTAGCACTGAATAGAGGGGAAGATGAGAAAATACTATCTGTCAAAGTGATTGTTCCTGATTGGTTTTATAACAGACttgaaag attttgtcTGACGTTATGGAAAAGTAATTTCTGGGTGCACAAAGGCCTTGGTGATGCTTATAACCGTCTGATCAAGCCGTGGCTGTCGAGGCACGTGAGGTCCGACCTCACTGCTACAGCGCAGAAGGAAGCAGTCAAAACATTCACCACTAATCTAGAGAAGTATCTTCTAACTGAACCTATCAAGAATAGAATCATTATGGGTTTGGATCCTGGTTTCAGAGCGGGTTGTAAG GTCGGTATAATTAATTCTAATGGAGAAAAACTGGACGCGTGTACCATACATCCAGATTTGAGGCAACAAAAAGCGTTTGATCCCGCGGCCAAACAGATAAAAGACATGATTAGTCAATATAG TGTAGAGTTGATTGGTTTAGGAAATGGTACAGCTTGTCGTGAAACTGAATTATGGctgaaaagtaataatatatgtgATAAAGTTCCTATTATTATTGTTCCCGAACAAGGCGCCTCTATTTACTCTGTAAGCAAAGAGGCTCAGAAG GAACACCCAAATATGGATCCAAATTTAATATCAGCTCTGTCAATCGCTAGGAGAGTGTTAGACCCCTTGGGAGAACTTATTAAA GTAGACCCCAAGAATTTAGGCGTTGGAATGTATCAACATGATATTCCTCCAAAAATGCTGGAGACAGCTTTGGATAGTGCTGTGGAGAAAGTAGTCAGTCTTGTTGGGGTCGACATCAATACTGCATCGCAAGCCATGCTAAG GCGCATATCAGGCTTGAACGAAGGAAGAGCTAAAAAAATCATCGAATATCGCCAAGAGCACAATGGTTTTGAATCAAGAGCAGAGATCCTGAAGGTTACAGGCATTGGAAAGATTACATTCCAGCAATGCGCTGGATTTTTGACGGTACTGGGTAGTTCGGAGCCGTTGGATACCACTATTATACATCCCGAGAGTTATAAAATAGCAAAATC ATTTGCCAAAAAGATTGGAGTAAATATAAAAGATCTCACAAAGCCACACTTCCCACAAATGGTTGAAACTAAAGTATTAACTATAGATATAAGTGAAACGAGTGCGGAATTGAACACTGATGTGTGTACGCTGGAGCTCATAATCAATGCGttcaaacaaaagaaatatgaaGACAATGTGATTACGTTCTGTAAACCCGTTTATTCTGTTGCCGTGCAAAATGTGGATCAACTAAAGGAGGGTACGAGTTTGACAG ATTGGAATATTCCTGGGACCAGCGGCGAGCCTACTATATTCCCAGCACTCACCGTTCCCCACGCAGCCTGCCCTGCGCCAGCGCCTCCACCAGCGAAAAAAACTAAAgccagtttaataataaaaatgtgtattgaGAATGACAGGAATGCTAGAGAGTATGCTAGGGAGCGTGAGAAAAGATATGATATGAGAGAACAAGAGCGTTTGGATTGGCGACGAGAGGAGTTACGAATAAAAGAGATGGAAATACGAGAGAGAGTAAGACAGAAGGATGCAGAGCTCTTATTACAGGCTCAGTGGCAGGAAATTATGAAAGAGGGGTTGAATGTGTTAAAGAAGTATTTAGAAAAATAG
- the LOC118267293 gene encoding protein-lysine N-methyltransferase EEF2KMT, whose protein sequence is MTTESEPCQESSVKKFIKYFYQGNLNFSLLPEDVEKMDWNWQQEFLDATVNSKLLKEYPISGKFASLFLKKIIQHLERNQEVHDEFYEHLCTSMNNVDKDGFSYRHYLIDNDINNAITIKETKNMVVNGTTGLKTWEAALMLSDWALCNKNIFSNKNVLELGSGVGFTGISISKYCNAKSMMLTDCHDDVLKTISDNIHINFPQLQKEEENNITWFKDQDKSLGIMPLDWNAIDDLPEDLVPDVLIGADIVYDPSILQPLANVIQTFCLRNKKLEVYIASVIRNEDTFNGFLKTLGEMDLHYETIELPKCVHIEWNQSINRSLLKIYSKLK, encoded by the exons ATGACCACCGAGTCCGAACCATGTCAGGAAAGTTCTGTAAAAaagtttatcaaatatttttatcaaggAAATCTTAATTTCAGTTTATTG cCAGAGGATGTGGAAAAAATGGATTGGAATTGGCAACAGGAATTTTTGGATGCAACGGTGAACAGTAAATTATTGAAAGAGTATCCAATAAGCGGCAAGTTTGCAAGCTTGtttctaaagaaaataattcaGCATTTGGAACGAAATCAGGAGGTCCATGATGAATTCTATGAACATTTATGTACAAGTATGAATAATGTAGATAAAGACGGGTTTAGTTACCGGCACTATTTGATagataatgatataaataatgCCATtactataaaagaaacaaagaatATGGTGGTCAATGGTACAACGGGGTTGAAGACTTGGGAG gCCGCGTTAATGTTATCTGATTGGGCACtgtgcaataaaaacattttctcaaataaaaatgtgttggaATTGGGTTCTGGAGTAGGATTCACTGGGATATCAATTTCTAAGTACTGCAATGCCAAATCGATGATGCTTACTGATTGTCATGATGATGTTTTGAAGACTATAAGTGATAATATACACATTAACTTTCCACAACTGCAAAAAGAGGAAGAGAATAATATTACTTGGTTTAAGGACCAAGATAAGTCACTTG GCATAATGCCACTAGACTGGAATGCCATTGATGATTTACCAGAAGATTTGGTCCCAGATGTGTTGATTGGAGCGGATATAGTGTATGACCCATCAATATTGCAGCCATTGGCCAATGTTATTCAAACCTTCTGtttaagaaataagaaattagAAGTCTATATTGCAAGTGTTATTAGAAATGAAGACACTTTCAATGGGTTCTTAAAAACCCTAG gggaaaTGGACCTACACTATGAAACTATCGAACTACCAAAATGTGTTCACATTGAATGGAATCAAAGTATAAATAGAAGTTTGTTGAAAATATATTctaagttgaaataa
- the LOC118266946 gene encoding mitochondrial inner membrane protease ATP23 homolog, translated as MSEEKNKSSAEAKPASNDTNKSQSETAPKKDEAWGYDLYPERRGTFTPKLSNILIGKEGKENIDKFKCEQHVYECVKNSSIVKVMMAALKSSGCPIDIRRHISCEICDYSVSGGYDPELNQIVVCQNVSTRQGMVQGVLAHEMIHMFDYCRNQLDFKNMEHLACTEIRAANLTHCSFASAWSQGDASWGKIKKAHQDCVKTKALYSVLAVRQIGMKEAVDIIEKVFPKCYEDLEPIGRRIRRNSDDMLKAFKEAAYYGYE; from the exons ATGTCTGAAGAGAAGAATAAGTCGTCTGCAGAAGCAAAACCTGCATCAAATGATACTAATAAGAGCCAATCGGAGACTGCACCAAAGAAGGATGAAGCCTGGGGTTACGATTTGTATCCCGAAAGACGCGGTACCTTTACACCGAAATTAAGTAATATTCTGATCGGTAAAGAAGGAAAAGAGAACATTGATAAGTTTAAATGTGAACAGCACGTCTATGAGTGTGTCAAAAACA GTTCTATTGTAAAGGTAATGATGGCCGCTTTGAAAAGTTCTGGATG CCCTATAGACATTCGGCGACACATATCATGTGAAATATGTGACTACTCTGTCAGTGGGGGCTATGATCCAGAATTGAATCAG ATAGTCGTCTGCCAAAATGTTTCAACCCGTCAAGGAATGGTGCAAGGAGTACTAGCACATGAAATGATACACATGTTTGACTACTGCCGGAACCAGCTGGACTTCAAGAATATGGAACATCTAGCTTGCACGGAGATTAGGGCAGCTAACCTTACACATTGCTCCTTTGCAAGTGCCTGGTCACAGGGTGATGCTTCATGGGGCAAAATTAAAAAGGCACATCAG GATTGTGTGAAAACCAAGGCTCTATATTCTGTGCTGGCTGTCAGACAAATTGGCATGAAAGAGGCTGTGGACATAATCGAAAAAGTCTTCCCCAAATGCTATGAGGACCTGGAGCCAATAGGAAGAAGGATAAGAAGGAACTCTGATGATATGCTCAAGGCATTCAAAGAAGCAGCATATTATGGGTATGAATAG
- the LOC118266945 gene encoding gamma-aminobutyric acid receptor subunit delta isoform X3, whose amino-acid sequence MDQHVYDIPKSYNRNIPPDKNTTVYVGVNVNRVSGVDENKEEITLDVFLQVSWADSRLHVPPNMPFIDLPWEFRALIWTPDLYIWQLQTMRILSVLQEMASLRLYSNRTVSVSIGATITIKCEMDFVLYPLDVQNCAIDFSSYKYTTQDVRFEWREVAPWLGIGPVGSEQRSQFRLPKYVVTFVTDKSNHIRNFGEGEHSAARLQIKLSRELRSYLLESYLPSSLFVIISWGSFCVIPEIVPGRMVLLVTTLLSLVTMFDTVSTNSPDALELKCIEVWLISCTIFVFLALMEYFVVLFGIRYDKSWSRRRADLRRAASAAQLAPPPLHINHSQRLSTPVTGTPQGGVFSPTLSVEDDGFKQQMEHQTIQRDSPILESMPSGGGGPSGAVARLRQAVDRAVMFCGAQHGALDKFALMVFPMCFCLFTVIYWTTYLSEAHRASRLK is encoded by the exons ataaaAACACGACAGTTTACGTTGGGGTGAATGTCAATCGGGTATCTGGAGTAGATGAGAATAAAGag GAGATAACACTAGACGTGTTCCTGCAAGTATCATGGGCAGACAGCAGGCTGCACGTGCCACCAAACATGCCCTTCATCGACCTACCGTGGGAGTTCCGCGCCCTCATCTGGACACCAGACCTCTACATCTGGCAGCTCCAGACCATGAGGATACTCTCCGTCCTCCAGGAGATGGCGTCACTGCGCCTCTACTCCAACCGCACCGTCTCAGTCAGTATTGG TGCGACAATAACAATTAAGTGCGAGATGGACTTCGTTCTGTATCCCCTGGACGTGCAGAACTGCGCCATCGACTTTAGCAGTT acaAATACACGACGCAAGACGTGCGCTTCGAGTGGCGCGAGGTCGCGCCGTGGCTGGGCATCGGCCCCGTGGGCAGCGAGCAGCGCAGCCAGTTCCGTCTGCCCAAATATGTGGTCACCTTCGTCACGGACAAAAGTAATCATATTCGCAATTTTGGTGAAg GGGAGCACTCGGCGGCGCGGCTGCAGATCAAGCTGTCTCGGGAGCTGCGCAGCTACCTGCTGGAGAGCTACCTGCCGTCCTCGCTGTTCGTCATCATCTCGTGGGGCAGCTTCTGCGTCATCCCGGAGATAGTGCCCGGCCGCATGGTGCTGCTCGTCACCACGCTGCTCTCACTCGTCACCATGTTCGATACAGTCAG CACAAACTCGCCAGACGCGCTTGAGCTGAAGTGTATCGAGGTGTGGTTGATATCATGCACGATATTCGTGTTCCTGGCGCTGATGGAGTACTTTGTAGTGTTGTTCGGTATCCGATACGACAAGAGCTGGAGTCGACGGCGAGCAGACCTGCGCCGAGCCGCCTCCGCCGCGCAGCTTGCGCCGCCGCCTCTACACATCAACCACTCGCAG AGGCTGAGCACGCCGGTGACGGGCACGCCGCAGGGCGGGGTGTTCTCACCCACATTGAGCGTCGAGGATGACGGCTTCAAGCAACAGATGGAACACCAAACCATTCAGAGG gACTCCCCGATACTGGAGTCGATGCCgtcgggcggcggcgggccGAGCGGCGCGGTGGCGCGGCTGCGGCAGGCGGTGGACCGCGCCGTCATGTTCTGCGGCGCGCAGCACGGCGCGCTCGACAAGTTCGCGCTCATGGTGTTCCCCATGTGCTTCTGTCTGTTTACCGTCATATACTGGACCACATACCTCAGTGAGGCGCACCGCGCCTCGCGGCTCAAGTGA